A window of Castanea sativa cultivar Marrone di Chiusa Pesio chromosome 1, ASM4071231v1 contains these coding sequences:
- the LOC142635812 gene encoding uncharacterized protein LOC142635812 yields MFMKLFRYEFRGFDALLGLMFTMRDQINTDLLVLIFWLIWRNRNAVKLKEQRVELHQIRDKAEDLLSDFLDAQIFQIRAIMPSNRLVRWTPPILPHAKINFDTTLFKELGSAGIGIVVQNTLGLVSVALSQRVPLPFFAATVEALACRRAMELAKEIFALDCSFEGDAEVLIKAICKKDVSNPEYGHVIEDILVLVRDFHFSSFNHVKRSGNQVAHHLARRSKSGLIPFLKI; encoded by the coding sequence atgttcatgAAGTTGTTTCGGTATGAATTTCGTGGCTTTGATGCTTTGCTGGGACTGATGTTTACCATGAGGGATCAGATTAATACAGATTTGTTAGTGTTGATTTTCTGGTTGATTTGGAGAAATAGGAACGCTGTCAAGCTTAAAGAGCAGAGGGTTGAGTTGCATCAGATCAGGGACAAAGCAGAGGACCTGCTCTCAGATTTCCTAGATGCCCAAATCTTTCAAATCCGAGCTATTATGCCCAGTAATAGATTAGTGCGTTGGACTCCCCCGATTTTGCCTCAtgccaaaattaattttgatacaACACTTTTCAAGGAGTTGGGTTCTGCAGGAATTGGCATTGTAGTCCAAAACACTTTAGGTTTAGTCAGTGTTGCATTGTCTCAACGAGTCCCTCTCCCTTTCTTTGCAGCTACGGTTGAAGCTTTGGCTTGTCGAAGGGCTATGGAGCTTGCAAAAGAAATTTTTGCATTGGATTGCAGCTTTGAAGGTGATGCCGAGGTCCTTATTAAGGCTATTTGTAAGAAAGATGTTAGCAACCCTGAGTATGGTCATGTCATTGAGGATATTCTTGTATTAGTTAGGGACTTTCACTTTAGTTCTTTCAATCATGTTAAAAGATCAGGCAATCAAGTTGCCCATCATTTAGCTAGACGCTCTAAGTCTGGTTTGATACCATTCCTGAAGATATAG